The following coding sequences are from one Trichoplusia ni isolate ovarian cell line Hi5 chromosome 15, tn1, whole genome shotgun sequence window:
- the LOC113501009 gene encoding plexin-B has product MATSTTLLVITFWLRCTIVYGYEFISQYPILSNETFHFYHLAVDRVSGQVYAGSLNWIHQLSPDLKPIHVISTGPKQDNPMCHASGCTSSDIKTTWIDNVNKILVIDQESGRVIACGSVAQGSCYKYKLGDLSAKPDFVPQSVAANDADASTYAFIGPERYNSWDRPNVLYVGTTFTNNGEYRHDVPAISSRDLITLEVAQLTFNKQSSIQIDVKYRDNFLVQYVYGFNASDYAYFLIIQKHSHLAGNEELGYVSRLARTCVNDDNYNSYTEVTLECHVREEMVSGKSEVVNYNLVQDAKIAKAGANLAAQLGVETGDPVLVAVFSPSKSISNEPMSKSAICVFSLQEIEIKFNENVHMCFNGSTKARNMGYISGMISDGKCPSVGSTGNILNFCEVGLKISGLYPIKTMSVINWNDTLVTSITMSVTGLHTVAFLGTNDGKLKKVLIDADKALEYSSEVILPSQAILPDTTLSPYQKTLYVLGRNTIVQIPTERCAEHGNCSACLESNDPHCGWCSLEKRCTVQNMCQKGTQSAPRWLSQYIGQQCIDFEQILPDRISMNEVTTVQLIIRTLPELPFGAKYKCVFGNAEPIDAAVTSNGLACPTPDVKHRPKITPNQDHVYVSLSVHSSETNKDFVSRNFAFYDCSKHITCHSCILSEWACNWCIYDNRCTHDTSVCQRTIISGENNPTKLLNHGIGHCPRIRQYKKPILLPNNVPKELELEVENLPHLQPGHTGFQCIVSIELANMILPARVESNHYIVCDKTTYSYEEDVGEYNVSVKIVWNHKHYIDTINITLYKCEILGSHREHADCSLCITRNSIYKCTWCGNSCSYSETCLENPVTECPKPRIDMIKPLSGPIEGGTIVTIEGSNLGLRVEEVSGKVRIGDVLCEIVDFEVSVSITCRTGPSNGSTVAPVIVENDSGHTESSVLFSYKNIKLQGLYPALGPVSGGTQLAIGGQHLNIGSSISAYLDELPCSVNKTQTSNSRLICITPKANMPRVIHTLTVAIDLANRTLYGDLFNYTADPTIMEIKPLKSFVSGGRMITVHGTNLHTIQKPLMKLYYGNEVLPVNHTACTVLNEHQMECPSPAVNKKYYDILQATKSQTSTPQIAMKVGFVLDNVETMHEKHFNPPRTHMVFVEDPHVYQFPNKGVKSYKGDPLVIEGENLIRASDETDVVVMIGTQPCNVTSLTMQQLLCTPPEMQPANTDENGLQILEINLPLVVVKVGKNLRFPIGYLHYELLRNYNFPPEVIAGIAGGTFFLVLIFMIVLVMYRRRSTKAEREYKRIQIQMDTLESNVRLECKLAFAELQTDMSDLAADLEHSGIPTLDHVNYVMKVFFPGVSDHPILNVQRQFINAPRTNYDAAMIQFEQLLNNKCFLLSFIDTLESQKSFNIRDKVNVASLLMIILMGKMEYATDILKSLLLRLIDKSICNKHPQLMLRRTESVVEKMLTNWMALCMYYYLKDYAGSSLFLLFKAIKHQIEKGVVDAITHEARYSLSEEKLLKEQIDHQTITLHIVQDDFDEKVQCKVLDCDSISQVKAKILDALFKNTPFSMRPSVHEVDLEWRHGRGGHVTLQDEDVTTKTINGWRKLNTLAHYGVKESAVMSLISRQNDSFNTPYKIPCKNCTGIYCSNSHIRVYNSDITDQNVHYYHLVKPIEYQHIINKSSEHSHKAIPEIFLTRLLSTKGTVHKFVDDFFSTILTVNEVLPPAVKWLFDLFDDAARTHGIMNPEVVHAWKSNSLPLRFWVNLIKNPDFIFDINKTATVDSSLSVIAQTFMDACSLTEHRLCKDSPSNKLLFAKDLPTYRDMVIRFYQAVSQLPQVTDQELSTSMQQLSVEQLNEFDTLSALKELYIYVSKYREQIILGLDNKMHLAHKLDNIACTMEGDPTSIC; this is encoded by the coding sequence ATGGCTACTTCTACAACATTGTTAGTCATAACATTTTGGCTTCGGTGCACAATAGTGTATGGATACGAATTCATATCACAATATCCCATTCTGTCCAATGAGACATTTCATTTCTATCATCTCGCCGTGGATAGAGTGAGCGGGCAAGTTTACGCTGGATCGTTAAACTGGATTCACCAGTTGAGCCCCGACTTGAAACCCATCCATGTAATAAGCACAGGTCCGAAACAAGACAACCCAATGTGTCATGCTAGTGGCTGCACTTCGTCTGACATAAAGACTACATGGATTGataatgtgaataaaatattagtgaTTGATCAGGAATCGGGGAGAGTGATTGCGTGTGGTTCGGTAGCGCAAGGTTCCTGCTACAAATATAAGTTGGGAGACCTCTCCGCGAAGCCCGATTTCGTTCCTCAGAGTGTGGCAGCAAATGATGCTGATGCATCGACCTACGCGTTTATCGGCCCCGAAAGGTATAATTCTTGGGACCGACCGAATGTGCTATATGTGGGgacaacatttacaaataatggAGAGTACAGGCACGACGTCCCTGCGATATCCAGCCGGGACCTGATCACTCTTGAAGTCGCACAATTAACTTTCAACAAACAAAGTTCAATACAAATAGATGTTAAATACAGAGACAACTTCTTAGTACAGTATGTGTATGGTTTCAATGCTAGTGactatgcatattttttaataatccagAAACATTCCCACCTTGCTGGCAATGAGGAATTGGGATATGTGTCACGGCTGGCTCGGACCTGTGTTAATGATGACAACTACAACAGTTACACAGAAGTTACTTTAGAGTGTCATGTGAGAGAGGAAATGGTTAGTGGTAAGAGTGAAGTGgtcaattataatttagttcAAGATGCTAAGATTGCTAAGGCAGGTGCAAATCTGGCTGCACAGCTGGGTGTTGAAACAGGGGACCCTGTACTTGTAGCTGTGTTTAGTCCATCTAAAAGTATTTCTAATGAACCTATGTCTAAGTCAGCTATCTGTGTATTTTCATTGCAAGAAATAGAAATTAAGTTTAATGAGAATGTTCACATGTGTTTTAATGGTAGTACAAAAGCACGCAACATGGGCTACATATCAGGCATGATATCAGATGGCAAGTGTCCTAGTGTTGGTTCAACCGGCAACATACTGAATTTCTGTGAAGTGGGCCTTAAGATAAGTGGACTTTatccaataaaaacaatgtctgTCATAAACTGGAATGATACCTTGGTCACATCAATCACAATGTCAGTAACTGGTTTGCATACTGTAGCATTTTTAGGCACTAATGATGGTAAGCTAAAGAAAGTTCTCATTGATGCTGATAAAGCCTTAGAATATTCCAGTGAAGTTATTTTACCTAGTCAAGCAATACTCCCTGATACCACACTGTCACCCTATCAGAAAACATTATATGTATTGGGAAGAAATACAATAGTGCAAATACCTACTGAGAGATGTGCAGAACATGGCAACTGCTCCGCATGTCTTGAGTCAAATGATCCTCATTGTGGTTGGTGTTCTCTTGAGAAACGGTGTACTGTCCAAAACATGTGTCAGAAAGGCACACAAAGTGCACCAAGATGGTTATCCCAGTACATCGGACAGCAATGCATTGATTTTGAACAGATTTTACCTGACAGAATATCAATGAATGAAGTTACAACCGTGCAGCTCATTATTAGAACTTTACCTGAACTGCCATTTGGTGCAAagtataaatgtgtttttgggAATGCAGAACCTATAGATGCTGCTGTCACATCTAATGGCCTTGCCTGCCCCACTCCAGATGTCAAGCACAGGCCTAAAATAACACCAAACCAAGACCATGTGTATGTTTCACTATCAGTGCACTCATCTGAAACTAACAAAGATTTTGTTTCCAGAAATTTTGCTTTCTATGACTGCTCCAAGCATATAACCTGTCACTCCTGCATCTTAAGTGAATGGGCCTGCAATTGGTGCATATATGATAACAGATGCACTCATGATACTTCTGTGTGTCAAAGGACAATAATTAGTGGAGAAAACAATCCTACAAAATTACTTAATCATGGTATTGGTCATTGTCCCAGGATAAGACAATACAAGAAGCCAATTTTACTACCAAACAATGTGCCTAAAGAGCTGGAACTTGAAGTGGAAAACCTGCCCCACCTACAACCAGGACACACAGGATTCCAATGTATTGTGAGTATTGAATTAGCTAATATGATACTTCCAGCCAGAGTTGAGTCAAACCATTATATTGTGTGTGACAAAACAACTTATTCATATGAAGAAGATGTAGGAGAATACAATGTTAGTGTTAAAATTGTTTGGAATCATAAACATTATATAGacacaattaatattacattgtaCAAATGTGAAATTCTTGGATCTCACAGAGAACATGCTGATTGTTCGCTTTGTATAACTCGCAACTCAATCTACAAATGCACATGGTGTGGCAACTCATGTTCCTACAGTGAAACCTGCTTAGAAAATCCAGTAACTGAATGTCCCAAACCGAGAATAGATATGATTAAGCCTTTGAGTGGCCCAATAGAGGGTGGCACTATAGTCACCATTGAAGGGAGTAATCTTGGTCTAAGAGTTGAAGAAGTGTCTGGAAAAGTTCGCATTGGAGATGTTTTATGTGAAATAGTAGATTTTGAAGTTTCTGTTAGTATAACATGTAGAACAGGACCTTCCAATGGTTCTACTGTAGCTCCTGTGATAGTAGAAAATGATTCTGGCCATACGGAATCCTCTGTTTTGttcagttataaaaatattaagctcCAAGGTCTCTATCCAGCATTAGGCCCTGTTTCAGGTGGAACACAGTTGGCAATAGGAGGCCAGCATTTAAACATCGGTTCTTCTATTTCTGCTTATTTGGATGAGTTGCCATGCTCtgttaataaaacacaaacctCAAACAGTAGATTAATTTGTATTACTCCCAAAGCTAACATGCCTAGGGTGATTCATACATTGACTGTCGCTATAGATCTTGCTAATCGCACTTTATATGGGGACTTGTTTAATTATACAGCAGATCCTACAATAATGGAAATAAAACCGCTAAAGAGTTTTGTATCTGGAGGCAGAATGATAACAGTTCATGGTACCAACTTACACACTATCCAAAAACCTCTTATGAAACTGTATTACGGGAATGAAGTGCTCCCTGTCAACCATACAGCTTGTACAGTACTCAATGAACATCAAATGGAATGCCCTAGTCCTGCTGTAAACAAGAAGTATTATGATATTTTGCAGGCTACGAAATCCCAAACAAGTACTCCTCAAATAGCAATGAAAGTTGGTTTTGTACTAGATAATGTAGAGACTATGCATGAAAAGCATTTTAATCCTCCTAGAACTCATATGGTATTCGTTGAAGATCCGCACGTGTATCAATTTCCTAATAAGGGCGTAAAATCTTATAAAGGAGATCCATTAGTAATAGAAGGAGAAAACTTAATCAGGGCAAGTGATGAGACAGATGTTGTTGTCATGATTGGAACACAACCCTGTAACGTAACCAGCCTTACAATGCAACAACTACTATGCACACCGCCTGAAATGCAACCTGCTAACACTGATGAAAACGGTTTACAGATATTAGAAATCAATTTGCCTTTAGTGGTAGTAAAAGTGGGCAAAAATTTACGATTCCCTATTGGATACCTACACTATGAATTACTCCGAAATTACAATTTCCCACCAGAAGTTATAGCAGGAATCGCAGGAGGGACATTCTTTTTAGTACTTATATTTATGATCGTGTTAGTTATGTATAGACGCCGAAGTACAAAAGCAGAGCGAGAATATAAGAGAATACAAATTCAGATGGATACTTTAGAGAGCAATGTAAGATTGGAATGTAAATTGGCTTTTGCGGAATTGCAAACTGATATGTCTGATTTGGCAGCGGATTTAGAGCATTCAGGTATACCAACACTGGATCACGTGAACTACGTCATGAAAGTATTTTTCCCGGGAGTATCGGATCACCCTATCTTAAATGTCCAACGTCAATTTATCAACGCTCCCAGAACCAACTATGATGCAGCTATGATTCAATTTGAGCAgctattaaacaataaatgtttCCTGTTGTCATTTATAGACACATTAGAGTCACAAAAATCATTTAACATTCGAGACAAAGTAAATGTCGCGTCCTTGCTTATGATAATACTCATGGGTAAAATGGAATATGCAAccgatattttaaaatcattattattacgCCTTATCGATAAGTCTATATGTAACAAACACCCACAGCTAATGTTGAGACGAACTGAGAGTGTTGTTGAAAAGATGTTGACAAATTGGATGGCTTTATGCATGtattattatcttaaagatTATGCAGGTTCTtctttgtttttactttttaaagctATCAAACATCAAATAGAAAAAGGTGTTGTAGATGCTATCACTCACGAAGCCCGTTATTCCTTATCAGAAGAGAAACTTCTCAAAGAACAAATAGACCATCAAACCATAACTCTGCATATAGTACAAgatgattttgatgaaaaagtTCAATGTAAAGTATTAGATTGCGATAGTATATCACAAGTAAAAGCTAAAATATTAGATgctctttttaaaaatactccGTTTTCTATGAGGCCATCCGTCCATGAAGTTGATTTAGAGTGGCGACACGGAAGAGGAGGACATGTTACCCTACAAGACGAAGACGTTACTACAAAAACCATCAATGGCTGGCGTAAATTAAATACCCTGGCGCATTACGGCGTCAAAGAATCCGCTGTCATGTCATTGATATCTCGACAAAACGATAGTTTTAATACTCCTTATAAAATACCGTGCAAGAATTGTACGGGAATATACTGTTCTAATTCTCATATAAGAGTGTATAACAGCGACATAACTGACCAAAATGTGCATTATTATCACTTGGTGAAACCTATTGAATATCAACATATAATCAACAAGTCTTCAGAACACAGTCACAAAGCTATACCGGAGATATTCCTCACCAGACTTTTGTCTACTAAAGGCACGGTACATAAGTTTGTCGACGACTTCTTCAGCACCATACTTACCGTAAACGAGGTGTTGCCGCCGGCCGTCAAGTGGCTGTTCGATCTTTTTGACGATGCGGCTCGGACACATGGTATCATGAATCCTGAAGTAGTCCATGCGTGGAAGTCTAATAGCTTACCGCTAAGATTTTGGGTGAATCTCATTAAGAATCcagattttatatttgatataaataaaactgctaCAGTTGACTCATCATTATCAGTTATCGCTCAAACATTTATGGACGCTTGTTCGTTAACAGAACATCGATTATGTAAAGATTCTCCTTCCAATAAACTGTTATTTGCAAAAGACTTGCCTACTTATAGGGACATGGTTATAAGGTTTTATCAAGCTGTATCTCAATTACCTCAAGTGACAGACCAAGAGCTAAGTACTTCGATGCAACAACTCTCGGTAGAACAGTTAAATGAATTCGATACTCTGTCTGCCTTAAAAGAATTGTATATCTATGTCAGTAAATATAGAGAACAAATTATATTAGGACTAGACAACAAAATGCACTTAGCTCATAAATTAGATAATATAGCATGCACTATGGAAGGGGATCCAACGTCTATATGCTGA